One Rubrivirga sp. SAORIC476 genomic window carries:
- the rplW gene encoding 50S ribosomal protein L23, producing MSQIILAPVLTEKSTRLSSEGAHYTFRVKKTANKLEIRKAIEDRYPDIEVKEVRTMVVRGKRRRQMTKKGLVQGRQAGWKKAIVTLKAGEIDFYESV from the coding sequence ATGAGCCAGATCATCCTCGCACCGGTCCTGACCGAGAAGTCGACGCGCCTCTCTTCGGAGGGCGCGCACTACACCTTCCGCGTCAAGAAGACCGCCAACAAGCTCGAGATCCGCAAGGCCATCGAGGACCGTTACCCTGACATCGAGGTCAAGGAGGTCCGCACGATGGTCGTCCGCGGCAAGCGCCGCCGTCAGATGACGAAGAAGGGCCTCGTCCAGGGCCGTCAGGCCGGCTGGAAGAAGGCCATCGTCACGCTGAAGGCTGGCGAGATCGACTTCTACGAATCCGTTTAA
- the rplD gene encoding 50S ribosomal protein L4, with amino-acid sequence MKLTVYTRDGAEAGRTVELDEAIFGLEPNDHAIWLDVRAIQAHKRQGTHKTKERSEVSKSRRKLYRQKGTGNARAGDAKSPLRKGGGTIFGPRPHEYKLRINQKTKQLARRSAIKYKIDGDAFRIIETVTLDAPKTREIAGMLKSNGIAGKALVLTNGIDDIFYRSARNLPGVTVCPADQASTLDLMNAKTILLQEGAVEVLTEALRPAVKASAAASTAPEGDNA; translated from the coding sequence ATGAAACTGACTGTCTACACCCGCGACGGGGCCGAGGCCGGCCGCACGGTCGAGCTCGACGAGGCCATCTTCGGCCTGGAGCCGAACGACCACGCCATCTGGCTCGATGTCCGCGCGATCCAGGCGCACAAGCGCCAGGGCACCCACAAGACGAAGGAGCGCAGCGAGGTCTCGAAGTCTCGCCGCAAGCTGTACCGCCAGAAGGGGACGGGCAACGCCCGCGCCGGTGATGCCAAGAGCCCGCTCCGTAAGGGCGGCGGCACCATCTTCGGCCCCCGCCCGCACGAGTACAAGCTCCGCATCAACCAGAAGACGAAGCAGCTCGCCCGCCGCAGCGCGATCAAGTACAAGATCGACGGCGACGCCTTCCGCATCATCGAGACGGTGACGCTGGACGCGCCCAAGACGCGCGAGATTGCTGGAATGCTGAAGAGCAACGGGATCGCCGGCAAGGCGCTCGTGCTCACCAACGGCATCGACGACATCTTCTACCGCTCCGCCCGCAACCTCCCCGGGGTCACTGTCTGCCCGGCCGACCAGGCCTCGACGCTCGACCTGATGAACGCCAAGACGATCCTCCTCCAGGAGGGTGCGGTCGAGGTGCTCACGGAGGCGCTGCGCCCGGCCGTGAAGGCCTCGGCCGCGGCCTCGACCGCCCCTGAGGGCGACAACGCCTAG
- the rplC gene encoding 50S ribosomal protein L3, with product MSALLGRKVGMTSVFDESGRQTVVTVIEAGPCAVTQVKTPETDGYSAIQLGFQDKKESRTTKALQGHFEAAGVSPKKHVVEFRDSGLDVSLGDEITVDVFAEGDRVQISGVSKGKGFQGVVKRHNFKGVGDATHGQHNRQRAPGSIGQASDPSRVFKGTKMAGRTGGERVTQSNIRVVRTFPDNNLILVKGAVPGHKNGIVEIRRA from the coding sequence ATGAGCGCACTCCTCGGCCGCAAGGTCGGAATGACGAGTGTCTTCGACGAGTCCGGCCGCCAGACGGTGGTCACGGTCATCGAAGCCGGCCCCTGCGCCGTCACGCAGGTCAAGACGCCTGAGACGGATGGCTACTCCGCCATCCAGCTCGGCTTCCAGGACAAGAAGGAAAGCCGCACCACGAAGGCCCTCCAGGGTCACTTCGAGGCCGCAGGCGTCTCCCCCAAGAAGCACGTCGTCGAGTTCCGGGACTCCGGCCTCGACGTGTCGCTGGGCGACGAGATCACCGTCGACGTGTTCGCCGAGGGCGACCGTGTGCAGATCTCGGGCGTGTCCAAGGGCAAGGGCTTCCAGGGCGTCGTGAAGCGTCACAACTTCAAGGGCGTCGGCGATGCCACGCACGGACAGCACAACCGTCAGCGAGCCCCGGGCTCGATCGGTCAGGCGTCCGACCCGTCTCGCGTGTTCAAAGGCACTAAGATGGCCGGCCGTACGGGCGGGGAGCGGGTGACGCAGTCCAACATCCGCGTCGTCCGCACCTTCCCGGACAACAACCTGATCCTGGTCAAGGGCGCCGTGCCCGGTCACAAGAACGGGATCGTCGAGATCCGCCGAGCCTAG